TGCctgtaataattaatgtattattaagtaacaatgtaatatatttatttattcaataaatcgtttttaaagattaaattCCTGTAGCGTTACCTGGTGTTCCAATGTATAATCTACACCAAAAATcggaaatttttcaaacgtttgaaagagcattaaaatttctttgtagaCAACATGAAGCCTCTCTAAAGGTCTAACTCGAAAACCTAATATATAACCTCCACTAGATTCTGTGCTCACGATTACTAAAGTTGGACCAAATTTGGAACTTTTAATACTaatctattaaaataacaatactttattaaattccttttgtatatttgtaatacatttttatacatctATTTACTTACATTTGCTATTATTAGGTACGGAATTGATATATTAAACTGATAATTCATATCAGCAAACCATACTAAACGtatatttgttacaataaATGTTCCCATATTTCcctaaaaaaacgaaattataatatttgattgtTCAGGAATAGCAAAGATTTCTGTAAGTAATGATTAGATTTTATACCTGTTCCAATGATAAATTCCAAATATCCTGTAAAGTTGAGCATACAGTTTCTTGTGGAAGTAGAGTTAATAGTTGCTCGTTAATTATTCCacttcttaatttaatttctcgataAACTTTAGATGAAATATAAGCCctgtaatattgaaatttttaaaccaCACTTATTTAATATGTGTAATTCCAACATGATGTTTCATCTTTTGAAAGTAATAGATTTTGGCTAAACTCAAAATATACCTGTATACACCAATAACAGATGTATAATGTCTTGTACTTTTTGGATCttgatttgtaaatataaattcatatctgcaattttgaaatgaagCTAAAATATGTAGTGCTTGCGTATGCCTTCCTTGCAACTATAAAAGTCATTGtatgtttatcatttttatatacaaattgtatTTAGTATATTAAGATATACAAACGGTATatatagttttagaatttgCTGTAATGAAGGTGTTATAGCCAATACCTGTAAAGACAAATATGTCtgcataaaatttcataagtaTTGAGAGAGTACTTAACAATGtatcttgtaaaatatttcttcttcccattttctaaggtacatattatttcagaTTTGTTATTACTGGCAATAGTAGATTTTCTTCTGGCATTTAtacttaattacttttttttttacaaaaacagAAGTGTAAGTAAagaacaaatatatgtttaaaattaaattacttaatttatacttaaaattttacttcatACTTAGATTTATTCGAGGAAGAAGCAAAGAATGCCATATTATTCTGAGATTTGTTACTATGAGTCTTCCATTATCACCTGCATTTCCTTTTGTATCTTCTATTAAATCAAGTTTATCAATCGCAAATTCCCCCAATCGTAGTTGCATTtgactaaacaaaatttgaaacgcTACATGTATTAGAATTTATGAtccttatgaaaaatatacaaaattacttCCTCcatattactttatataaaaaaaataactacaTATAGTATTTCTTTACATGACCTgctttattttaaactttcctATAATTactaatgtatttattatatttactataattttcacagtaataaaatacatcaatattataacaataaagtaaataaagtattacgAGTAGATAATGTCAAACCGAACTTCACTGTCTTGCCACATTTCTGATAAcaatatattaacaatatcAGCAATTGTGTAGAATTCATATACGAATCAATATCGTTGCCATACCTACAAAAGTACAACATCAGTCTACAAGTAGTAAGGTCTAAAATAGcttcatatattttatcttaaattattcgatattacaatcatttaaatataattttaattgaagcAAATGTAGGAAATTTTAGTGTGCGGTAAATTCATCATAATTGTATTAGAAGTGTATCAACAAGATTTGAGGGTTTAAATTTCGTGCGTTAGCCAAGAAGATTAACCACTGATGGCGTTGGTGAGCGTAATTGAATTATActgggtgtcccaaaaatgttgtaacaccttgaaaggggtggttcgggaggtgatttgaaacaactttttccgtagcgaaaatgttctccGAGGGGTcgtgaggagatattaacagaaaaccccgaccaatcagaacgcgcgtataccgttggagcgactAGCCGTCCGCGCTCATACGGTACCGCGGGCGCCCCAcaggcatactcgcgctctgattggtcagtgttttccgttaatatctcctcaacaaagcctcggacaacattttcgctaaggaaaaagttgtttcaaatcacctcccgaaccacctatttcaaagtgttacaacatttttgggacaccctgtatagtaatGACTGAGTCAACTTGAGTCAACGAAATAACTTAGAACGAATCAGTGAcagtttaagtaaaattacCGATTATATGCgcatttaacaatatttttcttaatttaaaaatgctaAGGTACCCTAATTAAGTTTACGGTAACACTGAGAATTGCGACATGAAGAATGTCGAAGTCTAACCTCTTTAATGGTACTCTCTGCTGAATCGTAAATGTTGACGGTTGTTAGATTATTAACTCAAAACGAGTAACAATTTGTGTCCCTTTATTTTACAGCTAATTTGTTTACCGTTAAATATCAAACGAACCAACAAGTATACAGTCAGTGAATATCAAACtataatcaatgataataCAAAGTCAAAAGTGCAAGTTGTGATTGTGTTGCAAGATAGAAATAAGTAAAGTTAGTTTAAATCTTGTCTGTTAAGAAAATGTCGGattatttcgatgaaatgGGTTGGACACCACTAGGAGATGGCGAGGCACCAAATAATCTAATGCAAATAGCAAGGCTCTTTCGAGATTATGGTATGTGGAATTTTTTGGGCCTCCCCAACGAACTACCACCACCTGCTTCAAAATCTGCGATTGAGAATCTGAAAGAAATTGAAGTTAGTTCTTCGGATTCAAAACAATGTCCTGTATGTTTAAAAGACTTTGAAGCTGGAATATTCGCAAAGTGCATGCCCTGTAAACATACTTTTCATACAGAGTGTATAATACCGTGGTTAGAAAAGGTATCGATTCTTAATAGTCGTTGTTATCGATACATGAAGATATAACGAATCACTTCATAAAGAGGATTTCGCATTTCCAGACAAATTCGTGTCCGCTATGCAGATATGAATTACCAACGGATGATGAGGATTATGAAATGTATAGGAAGGAAAAGCAACGTGCagtggaaagagaaaaagatttAGAAACTTTGCATAATTCAATGTTTTTGTagaaaagtatatgtatatatgtaaacgtcaagtgttttatttcttaatatgaTCACAGATGAGGTATATTAACATATTGATTGCCAAATAGATATCTTTGAATGTTGTTCAGAGGCTGTAATCACTTAACATTATGTACAATGATACAAAAATCGCATTTTCTTTCAGGATGTACGTTACAgaattctacaaatattatgtttaatgtGTTCATTGCGGATggttttttcatgtactttcATATTTGAGGTGGTATGAATCATGTGCACTATATATCATATTTGAGTAAAGTATATAGCCTACCAAGAAGAAGAGTACAACATGAGATAGACCTTACAGCAGCAAATAGAGATTAACATTGTCCACCGAATAAagttattttcatatttaaggAATGTGAAGCATCCTGGAAAATCTGACAGATGGAAGTCCGATGCATTAGAAGATACATGTATTTGCATGTAGTAAACATATTGTTATACGCGTGAAAGTATACGCTAAACTTTAATTGGTTATCTACAAAATTGGCTTTGATAAAGTAGCTTCTGtgattttattcaaaagtttTACATTCATACAGTTGATATTTATCTATCCAGTTTATCAGCACAAAAGAGATGGACATTCTTCTTTTGCAAGGCTATCGTTTTGTTAAGCTGcattgttataaattaatctattaaaagttataattatacataaattaatatttttaagttgtatgttataaatgaataaattgaagcCAAACGCATTAAAAATCATAGAGTATTTTTATCTCATGAATATATagagaaaatatacaatttatagtttttataatttctcttatattcaatgtaaaaatgtttgaaaacagGTGATAGAAAAATGAGCACACTTAGCTAACTTTTTTCGATATATAAAGTGACTAGTTTATTTTACAGCTTGTATTTGGTACAGACTTAcaagcagagatgggcaaaaccctagacttcgaataaatctgaagtttgccgatgtggttctctcgtttccttctttggaaaatgttcagaagaaacgagacaaacatatcggcaaacttcagatttattcgaagcctagggttttctTACTCAACTAGGGTAGACTTATGTTCATTGACGATcgatacagggtgtcccaaaaatgttgtaacaccttgaaaggggtggttcgggaggtgatttgaagcaactttttccttagcgaaaatgttgtccaaggcttcgttaaggagatattaacaaaaaaccccaaccaatcagagcgcgcgtataccgttggaacAACTAGGTGTCCGCttttgaaaaagttgtttcaaatcacctcccgaaccacccctttcaaggtgttacaacatttttgagacacgcTGTATGTTCGCGAAATTTCTAGAAAGGTTTTGTATATTCAGTATATTGTTTCCTTCAGTTTCCTTCATTTTCTTAGTACTTTCAAATCTCGTGTGAGGATTTACGATCttcaacattatttatttgatcttACGTTAAACGTGTTTGAATATTCCAGAAAGACGTGAATTTTGCAATCGAGTGTCTTGATGTttagtatttttcaattttgaagttgaagttaattaaaaatacatagaaaGTGActggcagaattttatttgacaaaatttttcgaaaaattttgtaagtaAAACATAGTTGGtattacacaaatttttttaataaatatatttctcttcATAGAAACCATGTTTTAGTGAGTATTTAACTTGTAGGTTATGATATATACATTTTCCTCAATTCAGAATTAACATCGATGGAAAGTATGACAATTTCCTAATTTGGGATTATCATTTTCTCGATTTAGTATGCAATTTACTCGACAggtttaaatgtttaaacatttttttataggaAAGTTAACCTTTCCATAGTCACACTACTATttgtacaaacatttttattttatacatatactgatCATCTGTAGTGGATGTTAAATCAAAATCGatgtttatttcttcttaattcttatttttttgaacaattatatgtaacattaataataaacttttacaattaatttacattaattctcATGTTACAAGGTTTCCCTTGCATATTTCTTGGTTTTATCATGAAATCAGGTccggcgtgaccttttgcggggctgggtccaaaaat
This portion of the Hylaeus volcanicus isolate JK05 chromosome 4, UHH_iyHylVolc1.0_haploid, whole genome shotgun sequence genome encodes:
- the LOC128874734 gene encoding Bardet-Biedl syndrome 5 protein homolog isoform X1; translation: MNSTQLLILLIYCYQKCGKTVNQMQLRLGEFAIDKLDLIEDTKGNAGDNGRLIVTNLRIIWHSLLLPRINLSIGYNTFITANSKTIYTLQGRHTQALHILASFQNCRYEFIFTNQDPKSTRHYTSVIGVYRAYISSKVYREIKLRSGIINEQLLTLLPQETVCSTLQDIWNLSLEQGNMGTFIVTNIRLVWFADMNYQFNISIPYLIIANISIKSSKFGPTLVIVSTESSGGYILGFRVRPLERLHVVYKEILMLFQTFEKFPIFGVDYTLEHQAPLQQELNIEQYSEIQDNQVEMLNVFGYYFSEGLNQKKPSFSNYLGLAAENSEETNKLQSIWELVPQN
- the LOC128874734 gene encoding Bardet-Biedl syndrome 5 protein homolog isoform X2, whose amino-acid sequence is MWQDSEVRFDIIYSQMQLRLGEFAIDKLDLIEDTKGNAGDNGRLIVTNLRIIWHSLLLPRINLSIGYNTFITANSKTIYTLQGRHTQALHILASFQNCRYEFIFTNQDPKSTRHYTSVIGVYRAYISSKVYREIKLRSGIINEQLLTLLPQETVCSTLQDIWNLSLEQGNMGTFIVTNIRLVWFADMNYQFNISIPYLIIANISIKSSKFGPTLVIVSTESSGGYILGFRVRPLERLHVVYKEILMLFQTFEKFPIFGVDYTLEHQAPLQQELNIEQYSEIQDNQVEMLNVFGYYFSEGLNQKKPSFSNYLGLAAENSEETNKLQSIWELVPQN
- the LOC128874737 gene encoding E3 ubiquitin-protein ligase RNF181-like, which produces MALKMSDYFDEMGWTPLGDGEAPNNLMQIARLFRDYGMWNFLGLPNELPPPASKSAIENLKEIEVSSSDSKQCPVCLKDFEAGIFAKCMPCKHTFHTECIIPWLEKTNSCPLCRYELPTDDEDYEMYRKEKQRAVEREKDLETLHNSMFL
- the LOC128874734 gene encoding Bardet-Biedl syndrome 5 protein homolog isoform X4, giving the protein MNSTQLLILLIYCYQKCGKTVKFGLTLSTRIGYNTFITANSKTIYTLQGRHTQALHILASFQNCRYEFIFTNQDPKSTRHYTSVIGVYRAYISSKVYREIKLRSGIINEQLLTLLPQETVCSTLQDIWNLSLEQGNMGTFIVTNIRLVWFADMNYQFNISIPYLIIANISIKSSKFGPTLVIVSTESSGGYILGFRVRPLERLHVVYKEILMLFQTFEKFPIFGVDYTLEHQAPLQQELNIEQYSEIQDNQVEMLNVFGYYFSEGLNQKKPSFSNYLGLAAENSEETNKLQSIWELVPQN
- the LOC128874734 gene encoding Bardet-Biedl syndrome 5 protein homolog isoform X3, with the translated sequence MLYFCSQMQLRLGEFAIDKLDLIEDTKGNAGDNGRLIVTNLRIIWHSLLLPRINLSIGYNTFITANSKTIYTLQGRHTQALHILASFQNCRYEFIFTNQDPKSTRHYTSVIGVYRAYISSKVYREIKLRSGIINEQLLTLLPQETVCSTLQDIWNLSLEQGNMGTFIVTNIRLVWFADMNYQFNISIPYLIIANISIKSSKFGPTLVIVSTESSGGYILGFRVRPLERLHVVYKEILMLFQTFEKFPIFGVDYTLEHQAPLQQELNIEQYSEIQDNQVEMLNVFGYYFSEGLNQKKPSFSNYLGLAAENSEETNKLQSIWELVPQN